One window from the genome of Macaca fascicularis isolate 582-1 chromosome 7, T2T-MFA8v1.1 encodes:
- the LOC102143973 gene encoding disintegrin and metalloproteinase domain-containing protein 21, whose amino-acid sequence MRSAEVRVTLRAPVLLLGLWALLAPVWCSQGRPLWHYASSEVVIPRKETHHGKGVQFPGWLSYSLRFGGQRHVVHMRRKHLLWPRHLLMTTQDDQGALQVDDPYIPPDCYYLGYLEEVPLSMVTVDTCYGGLRGIMKLDDLAYEIKPLQDSRRFEHVVSQIVAEPNATGPTFRDGDNEETDPLFSEANDSMNPRLSPSLYSSHRGNIKGHVQCSNSYYRIYDNITTCSKEVVQMFSVIDSIVQNIDLRYYIYLLTIYNSRDPAPVNDYRYRSPILNYFRRTFFDTFRVHSSTLLIKDAPHESNYEPRRYSFCSHLSLIHIGTLDRHYLLVAVITTHILMRSLGVAYDYKYCTCQRRTSCIMQRYPGMTDAFSNCSYGHIQNCFVSTGRCIFEALTPVYNETMTTVLCGNLIVEGKEECDCGSFKQCYANHCCQSDCHFTPGSICHLGDCCTNCSFSAQGTLCRPIQNICDLPEYCYGTTLTCPPDFYLQDGTPCTEEGYCYHGNCTDRNVLCKAIFGVSAEDAPEDCYDINLENHRFGHCTRARTSIAYEACALIDKFCGRLQCTNVTHLPRLQEHVSFHHSVRGGFQCFGLDEHRATDTTDVGHVIDGTPCADGIFCNNSQCNATITSLGYDCHPEKCSHRGVCNNRRNCHCHIGWDPPLCLRRGAGGSVDSGPPPRRTRSVKQSQQSVLYLRVVFGRIYTFVIALLFGMATNARILRTTTVEKVTVTDPE is encoded by the coding sequence ATGAGGTCAGCAGAGGTGCGGGTCACCCTTAGGGCCCCCGTCTTGCTGCTGGGGCTCTGGGCACTCCTGGCTCCAGTCTGGTGTTCTCAAGGCCGTCCCTTGTGGCACTACGCATCCTCTGAGGTGGTGATTCCCAGGAAGGAGACACACCATGGCAAAGGCGTTCAGTTTCCCGGCTGGCTGTCCTACAGCCTGCGTTTTGGGGGTCAAAGACACGTCGTTCACATGCGGAGAAAACACCTTCTTTGGCCCAGACATCTGCTGATGACAACTCAGGATGACCAAGGGGCCTTGCAGGTGGATGACCCCTACATCCCTCCAGACTGCTACTACCTCGGCTACCTGGAGGAGGTGCCTCTGTCCATGGTCACCGTCGACACGTGCTATGGGGGCCTCAGAGGCATCATGAAGCTGGACGACCTTGCCTACGAAATCAAACCCCTCCAGGATTCCCGCAGGTTTGAACATGTTGTTTCTCAGATAGTGGCCGAGCCCAACGCAACGGGGCCCACATTTAGAGATGGTGACAATGAGGAGACAGACCCCCTGTTCTCTGAAGCAAATGACAGCATGAATCCCAGGTTATCTCCTTCGCTGTATAGTTCTCATAGAGGCAATATAAAAGGCCACGTTCAATGTTCCAATTCATATTATCGTATATATGACAATATTACAACTTGTTCCAAAGAGGTGGTCCAGATGTTCAGTGTCATTGACAGCATTGTTCAAAATATTGATCTGCGGTACTATATTTATCTTTTGACCATATACAATAGTCGTGACCCAGCCCCTGTGAATGACTATCGATATCGTAGTCCAATACTTAACTATTTTAGAAGAACCTTTTTTGATACTTTTCGTGTTCATTCATCCACACTACTTATTAAAGACGCGCCACATGAATCTAACTATGAACCAAGAAGATATAGCTTTTGTTCACATTTAAGCCTTATACACATTGGTACTCTAGACAGACATTATTTATTGGTAGCCGTCATAACAACCCATATACTGATGAGAAGTTTGGGTGTGGCTTATGATTATAAATACTGCACATGTCAGAGAAGGACCTCCTGCATTATGCAGCGATATCCTGGGATGACAGATGCATTCAGTAACTGTTCTTATGGACATATACAAAATTGTTTTGTAAGTACAGGCCGGTGTATTTTCGAAGCACTCACTCCAGTGTATAACGAAACCATGACAACGGTTCTCTGTGGAAACCTCATcgtggaagggaaggaggaatgtGACTGTGGCTCCTTCAAGCAGTGTTATGCCAATCATTGCTGCCAAAGTGACTGTCACTTCACACCGGGGAGCATCTGTCATCTAGGAGACTGCTGTACAAACTGCAGCTTCTCCGCACAAGGGACTCTCTGCAGACCTATCCAAAATATATGTGACCTTCCAGAGTACTGTTATGGGACCACCTTGACATGCCCCCCAGACTTTTATTTGCAAGATGGAACCCCGTGCACTGAAGAAGGCTACTGCTATCATGGGAACTGCACTGACCGTAATGTGCTCTGCAAGGCGATCTTTGGTGTCAGTGCTGAGGATGCTCCTGAGGACTGCTATGACATCAATCTTGAAAATCACCGATTCGGACATTGTACTCGAGCACGAACATCTATCGCCTATGAGGCTTGTGCATTAATAGATAAGTTTTGTGGAAGACTGCAGTGTACCAACGTGACCCATCTTCCCCGGCTGCAGGAACATGTTTCATTCCATCACTCAGTGAGAGGAGGGTTTCAGTGTTTTGGATTGGATGAACACCGTGCAACAGACACAACTGATGTTGGACATGTGATAGACGGCACTCCTTGTGCTGATGGAATCTTCTGTAATAACAGCCAGTGCAATGCAACTATCACTTCACTGGGCTATGACTGTCACCCTGAGAAGTGCAGTCATAGAGGGGTCTGCAACAACAGAAGGAACTGCCATTGCCATATAGGCTGGGATCCTCCACTGTGCCTAAGAAgaggtgctggtgggagtgtcgaCAGCGGGCCACCTCCAAGAAGAACACGTTCGGTCAAACAAAGCCAGCAGTCAGTGCTGTATCTGAGAGTGGTCTTTGGTCGTATTTACACCTTCGTAATTGCACTGCTCTTTGGGATGGCCACAAATGCGCGAATTCTCAGGACCACCACCGTTGAGAAAGTGACAGTTACTGACCCAGAATAA